The archaeon CG10_big_fil_rev_8_21_14_0_10_43_11 DNA segment AGTTAAGAATAAATGACGTCAAACATAGGTCTTATTCGCAAACTTTTTCTCTTCGTATACTCAAATTAATTGGACTAAGTATCTTCGAATTAAACGAATCAATATCAAAAGAACCTCCACCCCCACTAGTAATATAGACTTTTTTAAATTCTAAAGGCAATAAAGCAATAGTTTCGTTAAATGGACGCGAATCTCCCGAATGAGTCCAACCTTGAGCAGATACAATAATAGAATAGTTCAGCGTATTCCTAATCCAAAAGAAGGGAGGATTAAGAGGGTCCATACCCGGACTATTCCAATTTCCCATAAAATTCTCAAAAACCAAAGCTACACCGCTACCAAGATAATATTTTATCTTCTCTTCACAAATGTTATCTTTTGAATTAGTAACACCGGCACCTATTGGCACATTTACTGTAACAATGTGACCTGTGAGCAAATCGAATAGCATATTAAAATCAAGTAAATTAAAAATAAACAGACCTATAAGAAAAACAGAAATAAACAAAAATCGGTTACTAACCAAAACATTATTCTTAACCAATACCGGATCACCGAATGAATGACCACCATTACGGGCAATATTTAATGAAACCGCTCTGTCCGAATGAGAATCAAAGTTATGAATTTCAGAATGTTTCTTTTTAGTTATTATTTCTAAATTGTCTATGTTATTATTTTTTTTATCAGAATCTTTGTGATGAACAAAATATTTTTTAAAAGGTAGCGGATAATCCTTGTTATTATACAGATAACGATAGGCTAATTCTCTATGAACAAGTCTTTGAGTATCAACATAGCGATAATAACCATTCTCATCCACAAAAACCTTACGTGTCATTATTAAAAAAAAGCTATATCGATTTATGAATACATAATGTGTGTTTCTCAAAATAGGATCAAGACTATTCCTTTTTGTCTCGTACTGAACCACACTAATCTTTCTTATAGCCTGTCTTTTTTCAAGTAAGATTTCAACAAAATCTACAAAATTAGTTTGGTATCAATAAAAAATATGTCTTGTAACCACGCACAATGGCAAGAGCCGGAAAAACGCAAACAACACAATTTGGGAATTACTAAACGTTTAAATACTGTCTTTTGAGTTCAAAAAATGCGATGACTAACGCATTCATTACTTACACAAAACACAACGGCAGCCAAAAAATCACGAGCCACCTTAACACAAACCAACCCCTCACAGACCTAGTCACACTTATAGAAACACACAACCCCTACGAAGCAACCCTGTACGCGCACGGCATCAAACTCGGCGAGTACGCGTCACAAGAAAAAAACACGACCCAACTCATAGAAAACAACTTTGAAGAAACACAATACTACAACGGCCATCTTATCAGGTACAAACCAGGCACGCTCACACTTGACTTTCTCCACCGAAAACACTTAACCAAACACAGTATGGTCTTGCCACACATTCGCAAACGACTCACGCAAAAAAACATCACCCTCCTCGAAGACCTTGCATGCACCACGCCCCGAACACCACAACCCCGCAAACAAGACGACGATAAAGACGACACGCACCTCTACGCGTTTAGCGGGCACGAACGCGAAAAACCTGAACTCACGCCACAAACCATCGTCCTCATAGCGGCTGCGCTCTACAAATATTTTACTCAAGAAGAATAAAGCAAGGCGTGCTCAATGATTTATATAGGTAAACATCCCTATCCTAACATATGTTTGATTTTTTGAAAAAAAAACAAAAACGCATTGACCCAATATGCAAGATGGAAGAAGTCAAAGGAAGCGGTCTTGACTATGACGGAAAATGGTTTTGCAGCGAACACTGCAAACAACGATACACTGACACGGAGGAAAACACATAAGTATGGCATTCATGTGGGATTACATGATGCTTGGCGGAGGATGGGGCTGGATTGCAATGAGCCTGCTTGGGCTTGTATACGTGGGCGTCGTGTCGCTCATATTCAGCTACACCTTCTGGTGGGCATACATGAAAATTGTTAAGAAAAAATAAGGCGCGTTTACTCAACTAACCCTTCTAACTCGCTCTTTTTAGCAGTGCTTAACAAATTTGAAATCACATAACCCATAGCAAAAGAAAACACACCCGCATACAATGAAAACAAAAATCTGCTATACAACATAGTAACAACATTTGACGCCACCGTGACTGCAAGAGGCAAGTACTGATACACACGCGCCCGCTCATACCCGCACGCAACCCCGCCCATTCCTGAAAGTAACGCGTTTGACGCTACCGCGCGCGAACCTGCAAACAAAAGAGTATCTAACATGAACATCACGCAAAAATATGAGACTATATTAATGTTTCTCCCGCGCTCAAAAGCGGTTAAGCGGTCAGAACTTCACAACTGTTAAAAAGGCTTCTTTCATCTTGTTGCACGTATCAGCCTATGCATGACAACATCATTGTAAAAGGAGCACGAGAGCACAACCTCAAAGACCTAGACGTGACTATCCCAAAAAATAACCTTACTGTAGTTACCGGGCTTTCTGGAAGCGGAAAAAGCACGCTCGCATTTGACACACTCTACGCAGAAGGACAGCGGCGCTACGTTGAGTCACTTTCAGCTTACGCACGCCAGTTTCTAGGACTCATGAACAAGCCCGATGTTGACAGTATTGAAGGATTATCCCCTGCTATTGCTATTGAACAAAAAACAACCAGCAAAAACCCGCGAAGCACAGTAGGCACAGTCACTGAGATTTATGATTACTTACGCCTCTTATTTGCACGCATCGGCACGCCGTACTGCCCTGACCACGCCATCCCCATTGTGCGAAAATCAGCGCAAAACATTGCAAAAGACGTGCTCAACGATTTTAGAGAAAAAAACATCACCCTACTTGCACCACTGGTACGGCAAAAGAAAGGAACCTACGAAAAACTTGTTGAAACACTCAGAAAAGAAGGATACGCGCACATGCGCGTGAACGGCGACATCAAAAGCACACAAGAAGCCCTTGAACTTGAACGCTACAAAAAACATGATATTGAAGTTGTCATTGACAAAACCAGTACTAAAGACGCTCAACGCGTGACCGAAGGGGTTGAAAACGCACTCAAAAAAGCAGAAGGACTGGTTGTTATTGTAAACGGTGAAACAGAACGACTCTACTCACAAAGCATGTCATGTCCTGAATGTGGTCTTGCTGTTGAAGAACTCCAACCACGCATGTTCTCATTTAACGCACCCTTTGGCGCGTGCAAAGAATGCCACGGGCTTGGCTTCAAACAAAAAATCAACCCCGAACTTATCATACCAAACAAGAGCCTGAGTATTATTGACGGCGCGCTCGCACCATACCGCAACGTGTCAACCAGCTGGACAGGCCAGCAACTCAGCGCTGTTGCAAAACACTACAAGTTCAACTTGTTTACACCAATTGAAAAACTTACCAAAAAACAACGCGAAGCACTCCTGTTTGGCAGTGACAACAAAATCAAGTTCAAATACGCCTCAGAAGAACGCGACTCCTCATTCACCTTTCAAAAAGAATGGGAAGGCGTAGTAAACCAGCTTGAACGATTATACAAAGAAACCAAATCAGACTATCGAAGACGCGAGATTGAAAAATTCATGAGCATACTTGACTGCAAAGCATGCCATGGAAAACGCCTCAACCCAACCAGTCTTGCAGTAAAAATCGCTGACAAAAACATTATTGACCTAACCGACATGAGCGTTAAAGACTCGCTTACCTTCTTCAAGCGTCTTGAACTCAGTGAAAAAGAAAAAGAAATTGCAAAACAAATCTTAAAAGAACTCAACTCAAGACTCTCATTTTTGAATAATGTTGGACTTGATTACCTTACCCTATCACGCTCAGCGCGAACCCTCTCAGGCGGGGAAGCACAACGCATACGCCTTGCAACCCAAATTGGTGCAAACCTCACCGGAGTCATGTACGTGCTTGA contains these protein-coding regions:
- a CDS encoding excinuclease ABC subunit UvrA, whose translation is MHDNIIVKGAREHNLKDLDVTIPKNNLTVVTGLSGSGKSTLAFDTLYAEGQRRYVESLSAYARQFLGLMNKPDVDSIEGLSPAIAIEQKTTSKNPRSTVGTVTEIYDYLRLLFARIGTPYCPDHAIPIVRKSAQNIAKDVLNDFREKNITLLAPLVRQKKGTYEKLVETLRKEGYAHMRVNGDIKSTQEALELERYKKHDIEVVIDKTSTKDAQRVTEGVENALKKAEGLVVIVNGETERLYSQSMSCPECGLAVEELQPRMFSFNAPFGACKECHGLGFKQKINPELIIPNKSLSIIDGALAPYRNVSTSWTGQQLSAVAKHYKFNLFTPIEKLTKKQREALLFGSDNKIKFKYASEERDSSFTFQKEWEGVVNQLERLYKETKSDYRRREIEKFMSILDCKACHGKRLNPTSLAVKIADKNIIDLTDMSVKDSLTFFKRLELSEKEKEIAKQILKELNSRLSFLNNVGLDYLTLSRSARTLSGGEAQRIRLATQIGANLTGVMYVLDEPSIGLHQRDNNKLIETLKKLRDIGNTLIVVEHDEDTIREADHVIDLGPGAGFNGGYIVAKGTPKQIEQNKKSLTGQYLSGEKTIPVPSERRKSTEYLSLTGVTKHNLKNITTHFPTRVLTVVSGVSGSGKSTLIYEVLYKALKKELSKENVIVDGYKNVQIPKSIDKLVMIDQSPIGRTPRSNPATYTKVFDDVRNLFSQTKESKLRGYQPGRFSFNVSGGRCETCQGDGLIKIEMHFLPDVYVTCEECKGARYNDETLEVYYKGKNISEVLDMSVEEALDFFYHIPKIYRKLKTLQDVGLTYVKLGQSSTTLSGGEAQRIKLTRELAKRDNGNNLYLLDEPTTGLHFDDVKKLILVLQHLVNKGNTIIVIEHNLDIIKNADHILDLGPEGGNGGGRIIAQGTPEHVAKNTQSHTGAFLKRLLP